A single window of Sparus aurata chromosome 12, fSpaAur1.1, whole genome shotgun sequence DNA harbors:
- the ier5l gene encoding immediate early response gene 5-like protein has product MINTMECAVDAQSLISISLMKIHNSRTQRGGIKLHKNLLVSYVLRNARQVYIKEKYAEIYRMQQYEEVMTVCNEIQQLNPLELDAEDADDEEQARAACCGEDVSLCGSACHRDAAHTRTASALPGCSHLEYDGKEPEPSFYRSCCMEASPVSECDQFSANGRAHCNKTTVLDLDTHVVTTVENGYLHQDCCCDALQCGQGAQSPAKKRKVEFACCVSDVEELSDFTAARKRVKREDCSYTHPDYTDTSNISNLISIFGSGFSGLLSRQTDLEQICSKQVLASLGAWTRAIVAF; this is encoded by the coding sequence ATGATCAACACCATGGAATGCGCAGTGGACGCGCAAAGCCTGATCTCCATTTCCTTAATGAAGATCCACAACTCCAGGACGCAGAGAGGGGGCATCAAGCTACACAAAAACCTTCTGGTCTCCTACGTGCTGAGGAACGCCAGGCAGGTCTACATCAAGGAGAAATACGCGGAGATCTACAGGATGCAGCAGTACGAGGAGGTGATGACGGTCTGCAACGAGATTCAGCAGCTCAACCCGCTGGAGCTGGACGCAGAGGACGCCGACGACGAGGAGCAGGCGCGGGCTGCTTGCTGCGGCGAAGATGTGAGTCTGTGCGGCTCTGCGTGCCACAGAGACGCGGCGCACACCCGGACAGCGAGCGCCCTCCCCGGCTGCTCTCACCTGGAATACGACGGTAAAGAACCGGAGCCCTCCTTCTACCGGAGCTGTTGCATGGAGGCTTCCCCTGTGTCAGAATGTGACCAATTTTCTGCGAACGGCAGAGCGCACTGCAACAAAACCACAGTCCTGGACTTGGACACGCATGTGGTGACCACGGTGGAGAACGGCTACCTCCATCAAGACTGCTGCTGTGACGCGCTCCAGTGCGGCCAGGGCGCACAGTCCCCGGCCAAGAAACGAAAGGTAGAGTTCGCTTGTTGTGTATCCGACGTTGAAGAACTATCAGATTTTACAGCAGCTCGCAAAAGGGTGAAACGGGAGGACTGTTCGTACACACACCCGGACTACACGGACACTTCCAACATCTCCAACCTGATCTCCATCTTCGGCTCGGGGTTCTCGGGGCTGCTGAGCCGACAGACGGACTTGGAGCAGATCTGTAGCAAACAAGTCCTGGCCAGTCTCGGAGCATGGACTCGGGCGATCGTGGCGTTTTGA